CCAAGAAAATCCTCGTTGTGAGATGCAGCGACGACCGTACCGCAAACCGACACAGGTAGACTGGGATAAATGTCCCAAGGTGAACGAGAGAACCATCTTTAAGGAATTAGACAACTTAGCCCCGTAACTTCGGGAGAAGGGGTGCCCGGGCGGTGCAAGCCGCATCCGGGCCACAGTAAACGGGCTCTAGCGACTGTTTATCAAAAACACAGGTCTCTGCCAAGCCGAAAGGCGATGTATAGGGGCTGACACCTGCCCAGTGCCGGAAGGTTAAGAGGAGAGGTTCGGTCTTCGGGCCAAAGCTTTGAATCGAAGCCCCGGTGAACGGCGGCCGTAACTATAACGGTCCTAAGGTAGCGAAATCCCTTGTCGGGTAAGTTCCGACCCGCACGAATGGTGTCACGACTGGAGCGTTGTCTCGAAGGTGGACTCGGTGAAACTGCAAGAGGGGTGAAGATGCCCTATACCCGCAACAGGACAAAAAGACCCCATGAAGCTTTACTGTATCCTGGCAGTGGACTGGGATGTCAGATGTGTAGCATAGGCGGGAGACTTTGAAGCCGCGGCGCCAGCCGTGGTGGAGTCGCCGTTGAAATACCGCTCTTCTGTGATTTCGGCCCTAACCCCGAAGAAATCGGGGGACCCTGCCTGGTGGGCAGTTTGACTGGGGCGGTCGCCTCCAAAAGAGTAACGGAGGCGTCCAAAGGTTCCCTCAAGGTGGATGGAAATCACCTGCAGAGTGCATTGGCATAAGGGAGCTTGACTGCGAGACCAACAAGTCGAGCAGAGACGAAAGTCGGGCAAAGTGATCCTACGGTTCCGAGTGGAAGGGCCGTGGCTTATCGGATAAAAGCTACTCTGGGGATAACAGGCTGATCTTGCCCAAGAGTTCACATCGACGGCAAGGTTTGGCACCTCGATGTCGGCTCGTCGCATCCTGGGGCCGAAGAAGGTCCCAAGGGTCCGTCTGTTCGCCGGTGAAAGCGGCACGCGAGCTGGGTTCAGAACGTCGTGAGACAGTTCGGTCTCTATCCGTTGTGGGCGCAGGAGATTTGAGGAGAGCTTTCTCTAGTACGAGAGGACCGAGAAGGACAGACCTCTAGTGTACCAGTTGTTCCGCCAGGGGCAGCGCTGGGTAGCTATGTCTGGCTGTGATAAGCGCTGAAAGCATCTAAGCACGAAGCCAACTCCAAGATTAGATCTCCCATCCGTATGGAATAAGGCCCCATCTAGACTAGGTGGTTGATAGGCCGCAAGTGTAAGGCGAGCAATCGCTTCAGCTAAGCGGTACTAATAGGCCGAGGACTTGACCCACATTAAGGTGGGTTTACTGACAAGTTTGACATTGCGCAAGGTTCGGTTTTCCGCACGTCGCGGAGGTGGGGCAATGGTCTGCATCAGCGGGCCAGGCCCGAATCCAACGTCGCGGGGTGGAGCAGCGGCAGCTCGTTGGGCTCATAACCCAAAGGTCGCAGGTTCGAGTCCTGCCCCCGCAACCAATAGTTGATTACAAAAGGCCCCCGGGTAACATCGGGGGCCTTTGCTTTTGCCGCAATTTTGCAGCCGAGAGATGGGCGGCGGGTGCAACGTGGTCTGCCAATGTAGCTGCACAGCATGCTGTGCACCGACATTGATCGCGCCGGGACTTCCGTTAAACGATCTCCGGCCACTTGTGGCCGCGCGGGTCCAGGACGCGCGTGGGCGAGAAGTACTCGCGGGGGTAGTCGTCAGGGCCGGGGATGCCGAGGACCTGGTCCACGACGTGGCGGGCGGCGTTGAAGTGGACGCCGGAGCCGGAGCCGCACATGCCGGCAATGATGTACTGGCGGCGGCCGTCCATGACGCCGACGATCGGGAATTCGTCGTCAGTGAAGCCGGCTGTGCAGCTCCATTCACGGGTCAGGTTCATGCGACTACGGCCGAAGCGGCGTTGCACCTCGGCGATCATGTACTTTGTTATGAAGTGCGAAGGCTTGATGCGGCCGGCGCCGCGGTAGCTGATGCGTGTGGCGTCCGAGCCGAAGATGACGCCGTCGTGGTGCTTGCCGAACCAACCCTCCGTGGACTGTATGCTTATGTCGCGCTTCATGCTGTCCGGGCCGCCCTCCACGTATCCCCCCTGCGTTTGCGTGGGGTGGAGCCTCCCGATGAACTGCGGGTGTAGAAGAGCGGTGTAGGACTCGGTCGCGTTGATTATGTACTTTGCGCGGATTGAGCCGCGGGTGGTGCGGACCTCGTACAGATCGCCCTCCGTTAGCACGTCGGTGACTCTGGTGTTGCTGAAGAAGGAAATGCGCTCGTCTTCCAGCGCCCTGCCAAGGAGCGACCACACCCACTTTGCCGGGTGCCACGAGCCGGCGCGCTGCGAGAAGCCAGCCGAGTGGTCCAGGCTCATGCCGGTGAGCTCCAGCACCTGCTTGGGCGGAATTTTGACCCAGTCGTCGAAGCCGGCCTCGCGGCCGAGGCGGACCGACTCGTCAAGGGCTTCCTGCGCCTGCACGCTGCGGCCCTGCACCCAGCCATTGCGGGCGTAGTCGACGTCGAACCCTTCGTCCTTGATCGTTTGCTGAATCATGTCCGCGTTCTTGTATGCGGCCTTGACGTACGCCGCAGCGAACTGCGAGGCGAGCCTGCCGCTCTGCTCCGGGGTGAGGTCCGCCCTGAACTTGTCAAGGTGCTTGAGGACGGTGTGCCGGGCGTAAGCGTAGAAGCGCCCCATGACTATGGTGCCCTCGTTGCGGCCGCTGGAGCCGGAGGATGCCTCGTTCATTTCAAGGACGGCCATAGTGCCGCCCTTGCGCTTCGACCAGTGGTACGCGCACGCGGCGCCGGTGAAACCCGCGCCGATGACGACGACGTCCACTTGTTGGGGCAGCGTTGCCTCCGGGTCTTTCGCCCACGGGTGGTTGGCGAGAGGGTTGGTGGCGGCGAGCCAGATGGAGGTGGTCGAGACGGCCTTTGCGGAGGTTACAGTGGTGAGGGCGTCGGGGATCTCAATGAAGGTCTGGCGGAATCCCCAACCCATGAAACGCAGGATCTGCAGGGGTCTCGGTTGGCCCGGCCACTTGATTTCCAGGTAGCTGCGGGCGGCCGCGAAATCATGGCCATGCAGGCCGGTGAGGAGACCGGCGGCGACTTTCAGGCGGAATACCGGAGAGGCCCGGGGCGCCTTCTGGTCGAGTCTTGGCGGCATCGGCGAACTCCAAAACGGACTTTCGGGGAGTTTACATCCGCCAAAATCGATATGTCAAAGCTGGTCTGCGGGAATGGGCCTTTTCGGCCACGTATAACCTTTCTTTTGTTGTTAAGCGCGCCGCGCCGTTGTAGACTAATTCCATTGTTCAAATCCGCACTTGCTCTCCCCACTTCCCTCAGGGCCTCCGGCGTAATCCCAGGCAGGTAAATGAAAGTACTTCTCAGGATTCTGAGCATGGCCGTCAACCACAAGGTCTGGTTGGCGGGTGCTTATTTCTGCATGATCGGCGGAGCAGCATCCTCGCTCCTGCTGCCGCACCTCTTTGGGGACGCCATCGATGAGTTCGCCCTCATCCTGGAAACCGGTGTATTCACGAACGCCGTCCTGGTGAGAATGGCGCTAGCCATCCTTGCAACTAGCGTTGTGATAGGCCTGATGGGGTTCGGCCAGTCCTTTTTCGCACAGTCGCTCAGCGAGGCGACCGTATACGACATCCGCAATAACTTCTTTGACAGGGTCCAGCGTCTGAGCTTCGCTTTCCACGACAAGCAGCACACCGGCAACCTGATGTCCCGGGCGATCAGCGACGTGGAGTCGATGAGGGTATTTGTCTACATAGGCCTCGTCGAGCTGCCCTGGCTCGTGCTGGTCTTCACCGCCACCGGCGTGCTGATGGTTATGGTGAACTGGAAGCTCGGGCTGGTTGCGGTGACGATCATGCCGATAATAGGCGCGATCTCGATAGTAATCCGCGGCAAGATCCGGGGCACCTGGAACGAGATCATGGAGTATATGTCCAGGCTCAGCACGGTGCTCCAGGAGAACCTGACGGGGGTCCGGGTGGTCAAGGCGTTCGGCATCGAGCGTTTTGAGCAGGCCAAGTACGACGTTCACAACACGGATGTGCGGAAGCGTTACTTCCGCCTGTCTAAGCTGCAAGCGTCCAATAACACAATGGTGGGCACTACATACTTCTCCGGAATGGGCCTGACGCTACTTTTCGGCGGCTACATGGTGGTCAACGGCGAGATGACGGCAGGCCAACTAGCCCAGTTTCTGTTCTACCTGCAGATACTTATGGGGCCGATCTGGAGCATCGGCGGGCAGGTGAACGCGGTGGCGAGGGCCCTCCCGGCGGGACAACGCCTGTTCGAGATACTCGACACAAAGTCGGCGGTTGTTGAGCGCGAGAAGCCCCTGGAGCCTCAGAGGACCCGGGGCGCAGTAAGGTACGAGGGCGTCAACTTCAGCTATAAGGCCGGAACGCCGGTCCTGAAGAACGTGGGCATCGCGGCGGCGCCGGGACAGGTGATAGCCCTGGTGGGCGCGCCGGGCAGCGGCAAGAGCACTATCGTTAACCTGATGCCGCGGTTCTACGATGTCGACTCCGGCCGCATCACCATCGACGACATAGACATCAAGGACGTTTCGCTGAAGTCTTTGCGGCGCAACATCGGAATTGTCCAGCAGGACGTGTTCCTCTTCGGCACGACAATCCGGGAGAACATCGCGTACGGCCGCGAGGACGCGACTCTAGAGGAAGTGATCGCCGCCGCGAAGGTGGCGCAGCTCCATGAGCACATTGCGTCGCTGCCCGCGGGCTATGAGACCGAGTTGGGCGAGCGGGGATCGACGCTGTCCGGCGGGCAGCGCCAGCGCCTTTCCATCGCCCGCGCGGTGCTTCTGGACCCGCCGATTCTCATCCTCGACGACTCAACATCCAGCGTGGACGCGCATACGGAGGAGCAGATCCGGACCGCGATGGAGGCGGTGATGAAGGGCCGGACCACCTTTGTAATTGCGAACCGGCTGGGCACCGTGCACCGGGCCGACCAGATCCTCGTGCTCAAGGACGGGCAGATTACGGAGCGCGGGACGCATATGGAGTTGCTCGCCAAAGGCGGGATATACAAAGACATTTACGACCTGCAGCTGAGGCCGCAGGAAGAGGTGCTGCACGAGTTCGACGTGAACACGCCTTCGGCGCTGCAGGAGGCCAAGTAGTGGCAACCGCAGTCAAGCTTGATGAGAAGGCCCGGAAGGACCGCGAGAAGCTGGAGAGCGAGACTTTCGGCTCCGCCTATAACAAGGCGGTGGTGGTGCGCTTCGTCAAGTACGTGGCGGCGCTGCCGATCCGGAAGATGGTGCTCCTGGCATTCGTCTCCCAGGTCCTGTACGGCGTCACGATAGTCTGCCTGCCGTGGATCATCAAGCTGGCCGTGGACGGCTACATCCTCAAAGGCAACCTGGACGGCCTGAAATGGGTCGTCCTCCTGTTCTTCCTCAACTTCGGCTTGAACAGGGTGGGCCAGTTCTTCATGGAGGTCTCGCTGATCCGGGCCGGGCAGACGATCCTCTACAGCCTGCGGCGTGACATGTTCGCGCACATGCAGCGACTCTCCCTTTCCTTCTACAACAAGACCGAGGTTGGCCGCCTCATGTCGCGCGTGCTGGGGGACGTGGGCCAGCTCCAGGAGCTGCTCACCATGGGCGTGGCTATGACGGGCGACCTTATCACGCTCGTCGGGATCACAATTGCGCTGGCGCTGATTGACGTCAAGCTCGCGCTCCTTTCGCTTTGCTTCCTGCCGGCGCTCTTCATCATCGCTTATTTCTGGCAGCCGAGAGCGAAGAAGTCGTTCATCCGCGCTCGGCAGGCTATTTCCACGGTCAACGGCGAATTGAACGAGAACATCACGGGCGTCCGTGTAGTCCAGAGCATGAACCGGGAGCAGCGGAACCTCCAGATATTCGACGGCAAGAACCGCGAGAACTTCAACGCGACCGTTGCGGCAACGAAGATATCCACCAGCCTGGTCCCGATTGTCGATATTCTGAGGGCCCTGTCAATCGGAGCGGTCATATTGCTCGGCGCACGGATGGTCGCGGCCGGCGAGATCGAAGTGGGCGCGCTGCTGGCCTTCATGCTCTATATCCAGCGATTCTTCGAACCTATTCGCAGCTTGACCACGCAATACACCCAACTGCAGCGTTCTATGGCTTCCGGCGAGCGCATCTTCGAGCTGCTGGACACGAAGACCGAAGTGATGGACGCTGAAAACGCGAAGGACCTTCCTCCGGTGAAGGGACGCATTGAGCTCCAGGGTGTCCGGTTCGGATATGCCCCGGGACAGGAGATCATAAAGGGCGTCGACCTGGTTATTGAGCCGGGCGAGACCGTCGCAATCGTGGGACCCACCGGCGCCGGGAAGACGACGCTGACCTCACTTATCGCGCGTTTTTACGACGTGCCGCGCGGGCAGGGCGCAATACTGGTGGACGGCCAAGACATCCGGGATGTGACGCGTCACTCGCTCTCTCACCAGATGAGCATGGTGCTGCAAGAACCTTTCCTGTTCTCAGGCACGGTGAGAGAGAACATACTCCTGGACCATTCGGATGTGCCGCAAGAGAAAATGGTCGAGGCGGCGAAGGCCGTGGGTGCGCACGACTTCATAATGAAGCTGGAAGACGGCTACGAGACGTTCCTTGAAGAGCGCGGCGTGAACCTGAGCGTCGGCCAGCGGCAGCTCATTAGCTTCGCGCGCGCTATTGTGGCGGACCCGAAGGTGCTGGTGCTTGACGAAGCGACCGCGAACATCGACAGCAGCACCGAGCTCCAAATTCAGAAGGCGCTGCAGGTGCTGCTGAAGGGGCGTACGGCTATTGTGATCGCCCACAGGCTATCGACCATCCGCGGAGCGGACAAGATAGTCGTCCTCGATAAGGGACGGGTGGTAGAGGTGGGGAATCACAACGAACTCACGTCGCGCAATGGGCTATACGCGCACCTGTGCCGCATGAACTATGCATCGCTCCAGGGTGCGATGGAAGCGCACGCGAGGGGCTAGGTCTTTCTGCCCTCCGGGATCACCGCGAAGACATCGATTTCGAAGTCCACATACGGCTCCGCGAGCGCCTTGCACACGATGCCGGTGGAGACCGGGTAGACGCCCTTCATGTGCCTGGCGATGACAGGGTACACGAGGTAACGGTACTCTCGTTTTGTGACGTATGGCGTCACCTTGCAGATATCCTCCATCTTCGCGCCGACTGCCTCCAGCAGCGTTTTCACGCACTGCATTGCGTTCTCCGCCTGCGCCGCGGGATCTCCACGCCCGACGAAACCCTTCCCGTCCAGCGTGTACCCGGTCTGGCCCTGCAAAAACACCAGGTTCCCCGCTCTCACCGCTTTTGCGACACCGTATTCCAGGTCCGGAAACATCGGTCCGCCTTTTGTCGACATCAGTCCGTAGCGCTCGTGTTCCATTGCATCTCTCCTTATGTGCTCCGCCGAACCTGCGGGTCCCTGTCAATGGGGTTACTGTATAACACTTTCACCCAAATTTGCCTATTCACATGAGACGCGTTTCATGCATGATACTGCGCGCGTCGTTCATTGAACTCGAGCGAGCCCTGCGTTGCGAATAGAGCTGCACCACCGAAAGCCGGCCCGGACCGGCGCCTTTCAAAGGCCATCAACCTTCAGGTCAGAGTACGACCGCCCGGAGCGCAAGCGCGGCGCGCGGCTCATGCTGGGAGAGTCTGTCGTGTCGGCCGTGGTGCAGGGCATTAACGGCAACTTCATGGGTGCGTTCGCCCTCAAATTAGGCGCGTCTACGCTCCAGATGGGGTGGTTCAGCGCCATGGCGGAGCTCTGCTCGGCCTTCTCCCAGCTCATGTCGCCGAGGGTCGTGGGCTGGATGCACGGCCGCAAGAAGATGATCATCACGACAGCGATAGTCAGCGCCCTCCCGTGGGGGCTTATCGCAATGACCCCCAGCCTGCCGGAGGAATACCGGGTCTGGGCGTTCATGGTGGTGGCCTCGCTGGCGCTGTCGCTGCTCATCATGTCGGACCCCGCGTGGGGAAGCTGGATAACCGATCTAGTCCACACTAGCCGCCGCGGGCGCTATATGGGGCTGCGCGGCTCCATGGTCACGCTGGTCTCGGTCGTCATTGGCCTGAGCGGCGCGTTCATGCTGGACCGGCTCCACGGCGCGGTGATGTGGGGATTCGCGATAGCGTTTGTGATTGCGCTCATCGCCAGATTGGTCTCGGCGCTCCTCTTCACCCAGGTCGTGGACCCGAGGCCGGACATCCGGCTGCGGCCGGGTGTAGCGCCGTGGCACCTGTTTGACCATATGGGCGCCACGAAGCTTGGGCGCTATAACTTGTTCATCCTGGTGTTCCACTTCTCGATGGGCTTCGCCAGCCCGTTCTTCAGCGTGTACCTGATCAGAGACCTCGGAGTTTCTTATACGACATTCGTCACCCTTGGGGTAGTCTCGAATATCGCCGTGGTACTGACGATGCCGTTCTGGGGGCGCATCGCGGACAAGAAGGGCAACCTGTTCGTTCTGGGCATCGGCGCGGCGTCGGTGGCGGTGTGGCCGGTGATGTTCATTGCCGTCTCGGAGATCTGGTACCTGTACGCGGTGCATATCATCATCGGCGTGCTTTCGGCAGGGTGGGGCCTCGCGGTACTCAATTTCGTGCTTGAGAGCGCTGACGAAGCGGACCGGCCGGCTGCAGTGGGGGCGTTTCGCGCAATGGCGTCGCTCGGCCTCTTCTCCGGGACGATTATCAGTGGGGTGCTCGCCACCCGCATGCCGACAATCCTGACGTACCAGATTGCGACGATGTTCCTAATCTCCGGAGGGATGCGGTTGGTTAGCGTCGCGGTGCTGTTGCCGCGTGTGGCCGGGAAGAAGGACACCGATGCCGCGCCGGCCAAACCGGCCGTCGCGGCCCAGGGCGGAGATTAGGGAGTCACTTCAGCAGGTAGTACACGTCCGTCTGCGCCTTCGACTGGTCGCCCGTCCAGTGGCCGTAGACCTCCCAGTTCGGGCCGCGCATAGTGTGGCCGTTGCGGGCGCACCATGCGTGGATGGCCCGGTGGGCCTCGCCCAGTTTGCTGTAATCGCCGGTGTGGGTAGTCACCGCGACTGTACCGCCCGGAGTGACCGAGGTCATTACGCGGGACGAAGCGGGCAGGGTGGCGTCTATCTCCACGCCGAACTGGGCGTCGA
The nucleotide sequence above comes from SAR202 cluster bacterium. Encoded proteins:
- a CDS encoding FAD-binding oxidoreductase, with protein sequence MPPRLDQKAPRASPVFRLKVAAGLLTGLHGHDFAAARSYLEIKWPGQPRPLQILRFMGWGFRQTFIEIPDALTTVTSAKAVSTTSIWLAATNPLANHPWAKDPEATLPQQVDVVVIGAGFTGAACAYHWSKRKGGTMAVLEMNEASSGSSGRNEGTIVMGRFYAYARHTVLKHLDKFRADLTPEQSGRLASQFAAAYVKAAYKNADMIQQTIKDEGFDVDYARNGWVQGRSVQAQEALDESVRLGREAGFDDWVKIPPKQVLELTGMSLDHSAGFSQRAGSWHPAKWVWSLLGRALEDERISFFSNTRVTDVLTEGDLYEVRTTRGSIRAKYIINATESYTALLHPQFIGRLHPTQTQGGYVEGGPDSMKRDISIQSTEGWFGKHHDGVIFGSDATRISYRGAGRIKPSHFITKYMIAEVQRRFGRSRMNLTREWSCTAGFTDDEFPIVGVMDGRRQYIIAGMCGSGSGVHFNAARHVVDQVLGIPGPDDYPREYFSPTRVLDPRGHKWPEIV
- a CDS encoding ABC transporter ATP-binding protein; this encodes MKVLLRILSMAVNHKVWLAGAYFCMIGGAASSLLLPHLFGDAIDEFALILETGVFTNAVLVRMALAILATSVVIGLMGFGQSFFAQSLSEATVYDIRNNFFDRVQRLSFAFHDKQHTGNLMSRAISDVESMRVFVYIGLVELPWLVLVFTATGVLMVMVNWKLGLVAVTIMPIIGAISIVIRGKIRGTWNEIMEYMSRLSTVLQENLTGVRVVKAFGIERFEQAKYDVHNTDVRKRYFRLSKLQASNNTMVGTTYFSGMGLTLLFGGYMVVNGEMTAGQLAQFLFYLQILMGPIWSIGGQVNAVARALPAGQRLFEILDTKSAVVEREKPLEPQRTRGAVRYEGVNFSYKAGTPVLKNVGIAAAPGQVIALVGAPGSGKSTIVNLMPRFYDVDSGRITIDDIDIKDVSLKSLRRNIGIVQQDVFLFGTTIRENIAYGREDATLEEVIAAAKVAQLHEHIASLPAGYETELGERGSTLSGGQRQRLSIARAVLLDPPILILDDSTSSVDAHTEEQIRTAMEAVMKGRTTFVIANRLGTVHRADQILVLKDGQITERGTHMELLAKGGIYKDIYDLQLRPQEEVLHEFDVNTPSALQEAK
- a CDS encoding ABC transporter ATP-binding protein codes for the protein MATAVKLDEKARKDREKLESETFGSAYNKAVVVRFVKYVAALPIRKMVLLAFVSQVLYGVTIVCLPWIIKLAVDGYILKGNLDGLKWVVLLFFLNFGLNRVGQFFMEVSLIRAGQTILYSLRRDMFAHMQRLSLSFYNKTEVGRLMSRVLGDVGQLQELLTMGVAMTGDLITLVGITIALALIDVKLALLSLCFLPALFIIAYFWQPRAKKSFIRARQAISTVNGELNENITGVRVVQSMNREQRNLQIFDGKNRENFNATVAATKISTSLVPIVDILRALSIGAVILLGARMVAAGEIEVGALLAFMLYIQRFFEPIRSLTTQYTQLQRSMASGERIFELLDTKTEVMDAENAKDLPPVKGRIELQGVRFGYAPGQEIIKGVDLVIEPGETVAIVGPTGAGKTTLTSLIARFYDVPRGQGAILVDGQDIRDVTRHSLSHQMSMVLQEPFLFSGTVRENILLDHSDVPQEKMVEAAKAVGAHDFIMKLEDGYETFLEERGVNLSVGQRQLISFARAIVADPKVLVLDEATANIDSSTELQIQKALQVLLKGRTAIVIAHRLSTIRGADKIVVLDKGRVVEVGNHNELTSRNGLYAHLCRMNYASLQGAMEAHARG
- a CDS encoding RidA family protein gives rise to the protein MEHERYGLMSTKGGPMFPDLEYGVAKAVRAGNLVFLQGQTGYTLDGKGFVGRGDPAAQAENAMQCVKTLLEAVGAKMEDICKVTPYVTKREYRYLVYPVIARHMKGVYPVSTGIVCKALAEPYVDFEIDVFAVIPEGRKT
- a CDS encoding MFS transporter, whose protein sequence is MRIELHHRKPARTGAFQRPSTFRSEYDRPERKRGARLMLGESVVSAVVQGINGNFMGAFALKLGASTLQMGWFSAMAELCSAFSQLMSPRVVGWMHGRKKMIITTAIVSALPWGLIAMTPSLPEEYRVWAFMVVASLALSLLIMSDPAWGSWITDLVHTSRRGRYMGLRGSMVTLVSVVIGLSGAFMLDRLHGAVMWGFAIAFVIALIARLVSALLFTQVVDPRPDIRLRPGVAPWHLFDHMGATKLGRYNLFILVFHFSMGFASPFFSVYLIRDLGVSYTTFVTLGVVSNIAVVLTMPFWGRIADKKGNLFVLGIGAASVAVWPVMFIAVSEIWYLYAVHIIIGVLSAGWGLAVLNFVLESADEADRPAAVGAFRAMASLGLFSGTIISGVLATRMPTILTYQIATMFLISGGMRLVSVAVLLPRVAGKKDTDAAPAKPAVAAQGGD
- a CDS encoding GyrI-like domain-containing protein, producing the protein MPYEARTSQIASRPIAAVRAHVKLSELSTAIPVYLGEVWDLLRKNDFKSFGRNVVIYYPLGHSDGDMTFDAQFGVEIDATLPASSRVMTSVTPGGTVAVTTHTGDYSKLGEAHRAIHAWCARNGHTMRGPNWEVYGHWTGDQSKAQTDVYYLLK